One stretch of Natronobacterium gregoryi SP2 DNA includes these proteins:
- a CDS encoding permease — protein sequence MIPAGYEAALVDSAEYFVHLAVVLAPLFVGASFLVGLAQEYLPPERVEAMLRSRDHGSGNVLAAGLGAATPFCSCSTVPILAGLLGAGAPIGLAFSFLLASPIVNWIAVLLLLGLFGASVTVAYVVTALVAAIVGGIVIGMLDLDRYVKNVRITAGGREVTTDGGSETSCACNVTPTRTHRDRFAAAGQGALSFFWDTLPYIVAGITIGALIHGAVPADLLQRLAGPDNPLATPLAALAGAPVYVSISGMLPIAHSLAEQGVPIGTVLAFVIGGAGISIPNLILLNKLFDRRLLVIYAGTVVAVGITVGVLFNTVFATLL from the coding sequence ATGATTCCCGCCGGGTACGAGGCTGCGCTCGTCGATTCGGCCGAGTACTTCGTCCATCTGGCGGTCGTCCTCGCTCCGCTTTTCGTCGGTGCCTCCTTTCTCGTCGGACTCGCTCAGGAGTATCTCCCGCCAGAGCGCGTCGAGGCGATGTTGCGGTCACGAGACCACGGCAGCGGAAACGTCCTCGCGGCCGGCCTCGGTGCTGCGACTCCGTTCTGCTCGTGTTCGACGGTGCCGATCCTCGCCGGCCTATTGGGTGCCGGTGCACCGATCGGGTTGGCGTTTTCGTTCCTGCTCGCGTCGCCGATCGTCAACTGGATCGCCGTCTTGCTCTTGCTGGGGCTGTTCGGGGCTAGCGTCACCGTCGCGTACGTCGTTACGGCGTTGGTCGCGGCGATCGTCGGGGGAATCGTCATCGGGATGCTCGACCTCGATCGCTACGTCAAGAACGTCCGGATTACGGCGGGTGGCCGAGAGGTCACTACGGACGGTGGCTCGGAAACAAGTTGTGCTTGCAACGTGACGCCGACGCGGACACATCGGGACCGGTTCGCTGCCGCAGGCCAGGGCGCACTTTCGTTCTTCTGGGACACGCTGCCCTACATCGTCGCCGGCATCACGATCGGTGCGCTCATCCACGGCGCGGTACCGGCAGACTTGCTCCAGCGACTCGCTGGACCGGACAACCCGCTTGCCACGCCGCTTGCGGCGCTTGCCGGCGCGCCGGTCTACGTCAGCATCAGCGGCATGCTGCCGATCGCCCACTCGCTGGCCGAGCAAGGAGTTCCGATCGGGACGGTACTGGCGTTCGTCATCGGCGGTGCCGGGATCAGCATTCCGAACCTGATCCTGCTGAACAAACTCTTCGACCGTCGGCTGCTCGTCATCTACGCAGGCACCGTCGTCGCCGTCGGAATTACAGTCGGCGTGCTGTTCAACACCGTCTTCGCCACCCTGCTCTAA